In one Lycium barbarum isolate Lr01 chromosome 7, ASM1917538v2, whole genome shotgun sequence genomic region, the following are encoded:
- the LOC132601428 gene encoding cyclin-D3-3-like, whose translation MVISLLVDYLEDLSFQSQIDEKPWMNQLVAITCLSLAVKVEETQVPLLLDLQMEQSSRYLFEPRTIQRMELLVLSTLKWKMNPVTPFSFLDYFSRRLGLNNNICYELLRRCESVLLATITDCRFMCCLPSAMAAATILHVIDMLEPCIGGDYQKQLLGILGIVKENVTDCYKLIQEVASNIDFNSNKRKYGALPGSPIGVMDVSFSSDSSNDSWAVDASVSYSPEPSSKKTKT comes from the exons ATGGTGATAAGCTTGTTGGTGGATTACTTGGAAGAcctgag CTTTCAGTCACAAATTGATGAGAAGCCATGGATGAACCAACTTGTTGCTATTACCTGTCTTTCTTTAGCTGTAAAAGTTGAAGAGACCCAAGTTCCTTTACTTCTAGATCTCCAAATGGAGCAATCATCAAGATACTTGTTTGAGCCAAGAACAATTCAAAGAATGGAGCTATTGGTACTTTCTACACTCAAGTGGAAGATGAATCCAGTAACCCCATTTTCATTTCTTGATTACTTCTCCAGAAGGCTTGGATTAAATAACAACATTTGTTATGAACTTCTTAGGAGATGTGAGAGTGTGCTTCTAGCCACCATTACTGATTGTAGATTTATGTGTTGTCTTCCTTCTGCTATGGCTGCTGCTACAATTTTACATGTTATTGATATGCTAGAGCCTTGCATTGGAGGGGATTACCAAAAACAACTTTTGGGCATTCTTGGAATAGTCAAGGAAAATGTGACAGATTGTTATAAGCTAATCCAGGAAGTGGCTTCCAACATTGATTTCAACTCAAACAAACGCAAATATGGTGCATTGCCAGGAAGTCCCATAGGTGTTATGGATGTATCATTCAGTTCTGATAGCTCCAATGACTCGTGGGCAGTGGATGCATCCGTTTCTTATTCTCCAGAGCCATCGTCAAAGAAGACTAAAACATAA
- the LOC132602218 gene encoding spermidine hydroxycinnamoyl transferase, with amino-acid sequence MKVILKNHWVVKPIEPTWNGTVCLSEFDQTFAVTHVPTIYYYKLRQDYVTSTDDIIQTLKTSLSKALVHFYPLAGRLRWIEGSRLELDCDASGVVLIEAETDAKLDDLGDFLPSPEYNSLFPSVDYTIPIDELPLLFVQLTKFQCGAIALSFAISHAVVDGQSALYFLSEWARLARGEPLMSDPFHDRKVLRAGEPATAPPTFEHLQFNPPPLLIGKSDSDFEKKIVTKGSMLKLTKNQVKLLREKANQGRNLEDNKERSYTRYEVVTSHVWRCACKARGHKFEQPTNLCICVNIRKRMQPPLPESYFGNAIVDVITTGVSGDIASRPLEYAARRVREAIEMVTSDYANSTINFLKNQEDLSKYQDIHAYRSTEGPFYGNPNLGVISWISLPLLGLDFGWGKEIHMSPGTHEYDGDCVIIPGSEGDGSLTVAIILQDAHVEAFKKFFYEDIEC; translated from the coding sequence ATGAAGGTTATCTTAAAGAACCATTGGGTAGTGAAGCCAATAGAGCCAACATGGAATGGCACTGTCTGCTTATCAGAATTTGATCAAACATTTGCTGTAACTCATGTACCAACCATCTATTACTACAAACTTCGTCAGGATTATGTTACATCAACAGACGACATCATCCAGACCCTCAAGACCTCACTGAGCAAAGCACTAGTACACTTTTATCCACTAGCCGGTCGTTTGCGATGGATCGAAGGGTCCCGTCTTGAGCTCGACTGTGATGCCTCGGGAGTTGTGCTCATCGAAGCTGAAACCGATGCCAAGCTAGATGATCTCGGAGATTTCTTGCCATCTCCTGAGTATAATAGCTTGTTTCCCAGTGTAGATTACACGATCCCGATTGATGAACTCCCATTGTTGTTTGTGCAACTTACTAAGTTCCAGTGTGGTGCCATTGCTCTCAGTTTTGCAATCTCACATGCTGTGGTTGATGGCCAAAGTGCTCTCTACTTCCTCTCCGAATGGGCTAGGCTTGCTCGCGGAGAGCCGTTGATGTCTGATCCTTTTCATGATCGGAAAGTTCTCCGAGCCGGCGAACCTGCCACCGCACCTCCAACTTTTGAGCATTTACAGTTTAATCCACCACCCCTTTTAATTGGCAAGTCCGACAGTGATTTCGAGAAGAAAATTGTAACGAAAGGGTCTATGCTAAAACTTACTAAAAACCAAGTAAAATTGTTGAGAGAAAAAGCGAACCAGGGAAGAAACTTAGAGGATAATAAAGAGCGTAGTTACACACGTTATGAAGTTGTGACTTCTCATGTATGGAGATGTGCATGCAAGGCAAGAGGTCATAAATTTGAGCAGCCTACTAATTTATGCATTTGTGTTAACATACGCAAAAGAATGCAACCACCTTTGCCTGAATCCTACTTTGGCAATGCCATCGTTGATGTCATCACTACCGGAGTCTCGGGCGACATCGCCTCAAGGCCATTGGAGTATGCTGCTAGAAGGGTTAGGGAAGCCATTGAAATGGTGACAAGTGATTATGCAAACTCGACGATTAATTTCTTGAAAAATCAAGAGGATTTGTCGAAGTATCAAGATATTCATGCATATAGAAGCACTGAGGGTCCTTTCTATGGGAACCCTAATCTTGGAGTCATAAGCTGGATAAGTTTGCCACTGTTAGGGTTGGATTTTGGGTGGGGAAAAGAGATTCATATGAGTCCTGGAACTCATGAATATGATGGTGACTGTGTCATAATCCCAGGGAGTGAAGGGGATGGATCTTTGACTGTTGCAATCATTCTTCAAGATGCTCATGTGGAAGCTTTCAAGAAATTCTTCTATGAAGACATCGAGTGTTGA